In one Myxococcus xanthus genomic region, the following are encoded:
- the sthA gene encoding Si-specific NAD(P)(+) transhydrogenase, with product MADFDLVVIGSGPAGEWGAVQAALAGKRVAVVEREPVLGGTAANTGTLPSKTLRETALHLSGFRARGLYSVETTLRHEATVSDFLFRERRVKDIERERIARNLQRHKVEIIQGTGALVDANTVVVRRQDAPERRLTGGTILVATGSSPYRPPLYPFEDPRIHDSDEVLELERLPRSLVVVGAGVIGCEYACMFAAMDIPVTLVEARAELLPFLDDEFSALLGQRMEALGIQLRFGQVVEQVDVPRDADTPIRMMLSSGAVLETDQVLVASGRTANTAGLGLEALGVQVGPRGQVEVGPTYQTALPHIYAVGDVIGFPALASTSMDQARIAVEHAFDLGGVRTMAPVLPYGIYTIPEVSMAGETEEALRTLNVPYVAGRAAFATNPRGQILGDTHGLLKLLFHRESLKLLGVHVMGPQASELVHVGLTALLTGSTARLFVETCFNYPTLSEAYKAATFDALDQLSGCP from the coding sequence ATGGCGGACTTCGACCTGGTGGTGATTGGCTCCGGCCCGGCGGGTGAGTGGGGCGCGGTACAAGCGGCGCTGGCGGGCAAGCGCGTAGCGGTGGTGGAGCGGGAGCCCGTGCTGGGTGGTACCGCGGCGAACACAGGCACCCTTCCCTCCAAGACGCTGCGCGAGACGGCGCTGCACCTGTCCGGCTTCCGGGCGCGCGGGCTGTACAGCGTGGAGACGACGCTGCGGCACGAGGCCACGGTGTCCGACTTCCTCTTCCGCGAACGGCGGGTGAAGGACATCGAGCGCGAGCGAATCGCCCGCAACCTCCAGCGCCACAAGGTGGAAATCATCCAGGGCACCGGCGCGCTCGTGGACGCGAACACCGTCGTCGTGCGGCGCCAGGACGCCCCGGAGCGGCGCCTCACCGGCGGCACCATCCTGGTGGCCACCGGCTCGTCGCCGTACCGGCCGCCGCTGTACCCCTTCGAGGACCCGCGCATCCACGACTCGGACGAGGTGCTGGAGCTCGAAAGGCTGCCGCGCTCGCTGGTGGTGGTGGGCGCCGGCGTCATCGGCTGTGAGTACGCCTGCATGTTCGCCGCCATGGACATCCCGGTGACGCTGGTGGAGGCGCGCGCGGAGCTGCTGCCCTTCCTGGACGACGAGTTCTCCGCGCTGCTGGGCCAGCGCATGGAGGCGCTCGGCATCCAACTGCGCTTCGGGCAGGTGGTGGAGCAGGTAGACGTGCCGCGGGACGCGGACACTCCCATCCGGATGATGCTCTCCTCCGGCGCCGTGCTTGAGACGGACCAGGTCCTGGTCGCCTCCGGCCGCACCGCCAACACGGCGGGCCTGGGGCTGGAGGCCCTGGGCGTGCAGGTGGGCCCGCGCGGCCAGGTGGAGGTGGGCCCCACCTACCAGACGGCCCTGCCCCACATCTATGCCGTGGGGGACGTCATCGGCTTCCCGGCGCTGGCCTCCACGTCCATGGACCAGGCGCGCATCGCCGTGGAGCACGCGTTCGACCTGGGCGGCGTGCGCACCATGGCGCCGGTGCTGCCCTACGGCATCTACACCATCCCCGAAGTGTCGATGGCCGGCGAGACAGAGGAGGCCCTGCGCACGCTGAACGTGCCCTACGTGGCCGGCCGCGCCGCCTTCGCCACCAACCCGCGCGGTCAGATTCTGGGAGACACGCACGGCCTGCTGAAGCTGCTCTTCCACCGGGAGAGCCTCAAGCTGCTGGGCGTGCACGTCATGGGGCCCCAGGCCTCCGAGCTGGTGCACGTGGGCCTCACCGCCCTGCTCACCGGCTCCACGGCCCGGCTCTTCGTGGAGACGTGCTTCAACTACCCGACGCTGTCGGAGGCCTACAAGGCGGCCACCTTCGACGCGTTGGATCAGCTCAGCGGCTGCCCCTGA
- the encD gene encoding encapsulin nanocompartment cargo protein EncD, with amino-acid sequence MAKNSNPSAFDRDFGYLMPFLDRVAAAASDLEDASARAELTRLMVEEKARWQRIQELLGGAGGRGAAAPTPAREAPAEAPRLARGSADELHEAAPFATGLTVGSLRGSR; translated from the coding sequence ATGGCGAAGAACTCGAACCCCAGCGCATTCGACAGGGACTTCGGTTACCTGATGCCGTTCCTGGACCGCGTGGCGGCGGCCGCCTCTGACCTGGAGGATGCGTCCGCGCGCGCGGAGCTCACCCGGCTGATGGTGGAGGAGAAGGCGCGCTGGCAGCGCATCCAGGAGCTGCTCGGAGGGGCGGGGGGCCGCGGCGCAGCCGCGCCCACGCCGGCCCGGGAAGCGCCCGCCGAGGCACCCCGGCTGGCGCGGGGCTCGGCGGACGAGCTGCACGAAGCGGCCCCTTTCGCCACGGGCCTCACGGTGGGCAGCCTCAGGGGCAGCCGCTGA
- a CDS encoding nuclear transport factor 2 family protein, with the protein MSATKNFSLARAWLDAFNAYDVDALVALYAEDATHTSPKIRVLHPETGGRLVGRQALSAWWKAANARLPGLRYELVALTADEDRVFMEYLRHAPGEAPMPVAEVFEVRDGRIVASRVYHG; encoded by the coding sequence ATGAGCGCGACAAAAAACTTCTCCCTCGCCCGAGCCTGGCTGGACGCTTTCAACGCCTATGACGTGGACGCGCTGGTGGCGCTCTATGCCGAGGACGCCACCCACACGTCCCCCAAAATCCGGGTGCTGCACCCGGAGACAGGCGGGCGGCTGGTGGGGCGGCAGGCCCTTTCCGCATGGTGGAAGGCGGCCAACGCCCGGCTGCCGGGGCTGCGGTACGAGCTGGTGGCCCTCACCGCGGACGAGGACCGGGTGTTCATGGAGTACCTGCGCCATGCGCCGGGGGAGGCCCCCATGCCGGTGGCGGAGGTCTTTGAGGTGCGCGACGGCCGGATTGTCGCCTCGCGGGTGTACCACGGCTGA
- the fusA gene encoding elongation factor G, with product MAANAPIEKIRNIGISAHIDSGKTTLSERILFYTGRIHEIHEVRGKDGVGAIMDNMDLEREKGITIQSAATFAMWGEYNINLIDTPGHVDFTIEVERSLRVLDGAILVLCSVAGVQSQSITVDRQMKRYRVPRIAFVNKMDRSGANYDRVAAQLKEKLNHHPVQMQMPIGAEDRLKGLINLIEMKAYYFDGESGEDIREEEIPAELLEEAKTRRQQMIEGVAEVDDQLGELFLADQPISNEALIAAVRRATIGLKMTPVMCGSAYKNKGVQLLLNAVCAFLPNPKEATNEALDQKNNEAKVILDSDPEKPFVGLAFKLEDGRYGQLTYMRIYQGRVTKGDFIINQSNQKKVKVPRIVRMHSSQMNDINEATAGDIVALFGIECASGDTFTDGVVNYTMTSMHVPDAVISLAVAPKDRSNLTNFSKALNRFTKEDPTFRVHRDEESGQTIIRGMGELHLEIYIERMKREYNCEVQAGKPQVAYRETISQKGEFAYTHKKQTGGSGQFARVCGYIEPLPSDAVQQYEFVDDIVGGSIPREFIPACDKGFTEAVKKGSLIGFPVVGVRVVINDGAFHAVDSSEMAFKTAAIMGFREGYAAAKPIILEPMMKVEVQAPEDFQGSVVGQLNQRRGTILSTETAEGYVTAVAEVPLNTMFGYSTDLRSATQGKGEYTMEFSRYTPVPRNESEALMAAYKEKLAAEQAARK from the coding sequence GTGGCCGCCAACGCACCCATCGAGAAGATTCGAAATATCGGTATCTCCGCTCACATCGACTCGGGCAAGACGACGCTCTCTGAGCGCATCCTGTTCTACACGGGTCGGATTCACGAGATCCACGAGGTCCGCGGCAAGGACGGCGTGGGCGCGATCATGGACAACATGGACCTGGAGCGTGAGAAGGGCATCACGATCCAGTCCGCCGCCACGTTCGCGATGTGGGGCGAGTACAACATCAACCTCATCGACACCCCGGGACACGTGGACTTCACCATCGAGGTGGAGCGCTCGCTCCGCGTGCTCGACGGCGCCATCCTGGTCCTCTGCTCGGTCGCTGGCGTGCAGTCTCAGTCCATCACCGTGGACCGCCAGATGAAGCGCTACCGCGTCCCGCGCATCGCGTTCGTCAACAAGATGGACCGCTCCGGCGCGAACTATGACCGCGTGGCCGCCCAGCTGAAGGAGAAGCTGAACCACCACCCGGTGCAGATGCAGATGCCCATCGGCGCCGAGGACCGCCTCAAGGGTCTGATCAACCTCATCGAAATGAAGGCGTACTACTTCGATGGCGAGAGCGGCGAGGACATCCGTGAAGAGGAGATCCCGGCGGAGCTGCTCGAGGAGGCCAAGACGCGCCGCCAGCAGATGATCGAAGGCGTGGCCGAGGTCGACGACCAGCTCGGCGAGCTGTTCCTGGCCGACCAGCCCATCTCCAACGAGGCGCTGATCGCCGCCGTCCGCCGGGCCACCATCGGCCTGAAGATGACGCCGGTCATGTGCGGCTCCGCGTACAAGAACAAGGGCGTGCAGCTGCTCCTGAACGCCGTCTGCGCGTTCCTGCCCAACCCCAAAGAGGCGACGAACGAGGCGCTGGACCAGAAGAACAACGAGGCGAAGGTCATCCTCGACTCGGACCCGGAGAAGCCCTTCGTTGGCCTCGCGTTCAAGCTCGAGGACGGCCGCTACGGGCAGCTGACGTACATGCGCATCTACCAGGGCCGGGTGACGAAGGGCGACTTCATCATCAACCAGTCGAACCAGAAGAAGGTCAAGGTTCCGCGCATCGTCCGCATGCACTCCAGCCAGATGAACGACATCAACGAGGCCACCGCGGGTGACATCGTTGCGCTGTTCGGCATCGAGTGCGCGTCCGGCGACACGTTCACCGATGGCGTGGTGAACTACACGATGACGTCCATGCACGTCCCGGACGCCGTGATTTCGCTCGCCGTGGCCCCCAAGGACCGCTCCAACCTGACCAACTTCTCCAAGGCGCTCAACCGCTTCACCAAGGAGGACCCCACCTTCCGCGTGCACCGCGATGAGGAGTCCGGGCAGACCATCATCCGCGGCATGGGTGAGCTCCACCTGGAGATCTACATCGAGCGCATGAAGCGCGAGTACAACTGCGAGGTCCAGGCCGGCAAGCCGCAGGTGGCGTACCGGGAGACCATCAGCCAGAAGGGCGAGTTCGCGTACACGCACAAGAAGCAGACGGGTGGCTCCGGCCAGTTCGCCCGCGTGTGCGGCTACATCGAACCGCTGCCCTCGGACGCGGTGCAGCAGTACGAGTTCGTGGACGACATCGTGGGCGGTTCCATCCCCCGCGAGTTCATCCCGGCCTGCGACAAGGGCTTCACCGAGGCCGTGAAGAAGGGCAGCCTCATCGGCTTCCCCGTGGTGGGTGTGCGCGTGGTCATCAACGACGGCGCCTTCCACGCGGTGGACTCGTCCGAAATGGCGTTCAAGACGGCCGCCATCATGGGCTTCCGTGAGGGCTACGCCGCCGCCAAGCCCATCATCCTCGAGCCGATGATGAAGGTGGAGGTCCAGGCTCCCGAGGACTTCCAGGGCTCCGTCGTGGGTCAGCTGAACCAGCGCCGTGGCACCATCCTCTCCACCGAGACGGCCGAGGGCTACGTCACGGCGGTGGCCGAGGTGCCGCTGAACACCATGTTCGGCTACTCCACGGACCTGCGCTCCGCCACCCAGGGCAAGGGCGAGTACACGATGGAGTTCTCCCGCTACACGCCGGTGCCCCGGAACGAGTCCGAGGCCCTGATGGCGGCGTACAAGGAGAAGCTGGCCGCCGAGCAGGCCGCGCGCAAGTAG
- a CDS encoding ABC-F family ATP-binding cassette domain-containing protein, translating into MTLLRAANVQLSFGSRTVFQDLTFTIEEGERVGLVGVNGSGKSSLMKILAGAARADTGELQLRRGARVTYLPQEPEFPEGATVASELSVSQGPLKEALAAHAELAKRMESAPAEEQEKLMAQFSALSDRIEQMGGWDTEHHAKTLLDRLGVKDWDRPVAQLSGGLRKRVAIARALLTRPDLLLLDEPTNHLDADTVDWLEEELDKLPGALLLVTHDRYFLDGLVDRIVEIQPGAGVTSYPGNYQAYVEQKLVAQENAALAQHKRERWIAQEVAWLRKGPEARRTKSKARIERAQKLMAEKGFERPKVADLRVAAAPRLGHTVIEAEGVNKAFGDRKVLDGVDFRLQRGERVGLVGPNGVGKTTFLRVLLGEVEPDGGKLVIGKNTKVAYYDQSRAQLDLEATVYEAASQGEDWVELGDQKIALRDYLDDLLFPVPMQRMKVKALSGGERNRLLLARLFLEGANVLVLDEPTNDLDIVTLNILERLLLDFGGSTLLVTHDRYFLDKVATSILTFEGEGRVTRYEGNYAMYRRLKEQADAKAAAPAAPKPGPKQDEPAPAPAKAARKPGKLSYKDQRELDGMEATIEAAESRKAGLEAQLADPAVYSNGPKVAEVQKELDAAVAEVDRLYTRWQELQDLAAASA; encoded by the coding sequence GTGACGCTGCTCCGCGCCGCCAACGTCCAGCTCAGCTTCGGAAGCCGCACCGTCTTCCAGGACCTCACCTTCACCATCGAGGAGGGGGAACGGGTGGGCCTGGTGGGCGTCAACGGCTCCGGCAAGTCGTCGCTGATGAAGATATTGGCCGGGGCCGCCCGCGCCGACACGGGCGAGCTCCAACTGCGCCGTGGCGCCCGCGTCACCTACCTGCCCCAGGAGCCGGAGTTCCCCGAAGGCGCCACGGTGGCCTCCGAGCTGTCCGTGTCCCAGGGGCCGCTGAAGGAGGCACTGGCCGCCCACGCGGAGCTGGCGAAGCGGATGGAGTCGGCCCCGGCGGAAGAGCAGGAGAAGCTGATGGCGCAGTTCTCCGCGCTCAGCGACCGCATCGAGCAGATGGGCGGCTGGGACACCGAGCACCACGCGAAGACGCTGCTGGACAGGCTGGGCGTGAAGGACTGGGACCGTCCCGTGGCGCAGCTGTCCGGCGGCCTGCGCAAGCGCGTGGCCATCGCCCGGGCCCTGCTGACGCGGCCGGACCTGCTGTTGCTGGACGAGCCCACCAACCACCTGGACGCGGACACGGTGGACTGGCTGGAGGAGGAGCTGGACAAGCTGCCTGGGGCGCTGCTGCTCGTCACGCACGACCGGTACTTCCTGGACGGGCTGGTGGACCGCATCGTCGAAATCCAGCCCGGCGCGGGCGTCACGTCCTACCCCGGCAACTACCAGGCCTACGTGGAGCAGAAGCTGGTGGCGCAGGAGAACGCCGCGCTGGCGCAGCACAAGCGCGAGCGCTGGATTGCCCAGGAAGTGGCCTGGCTGCGCAAGGGCCCGGAAGCCCGCCGCACCAAGAGCAAGGCCCGCATCGAGCGCGCGCAGAAGCTGATGGCGGAGAAGGGCTTCGAGCGCCCCAAGGTGGCGGACCTGCGCGTGGCGGCGGCGCCCCGGCTGGGCCACACCGTCATCGAGGCCGAGGGCGTGAACAAGGCCTTTGGCGACCGCAAGGTGCTGGACGGTGTGGACTTCCGCCTCCAGCGCGGCGAGCGCGTGGGCCTGGTGGGCCCCAACGGCGTGGGCAAGACGACCTTCCTGCGCGTGCTGTTGGGCGAGGTGGAGCCCGACGGCGGCAAGCTCGTCATCGGGAAGAACACGAAGGTGGCGTACTACGACCAGAGCCGGGCGCAGCTCGACCTGGAGGCCACCGTGTACGAAGCGGCCTCGCAGGGCGAGGACTGGGTGGAGCTGGGCGACCAGAAGATTGCCCTACGCGACTACCTGGACGACCTGCTCTTCCCCGTGCCCATGCAGCGCATGAAGGTGAAGGCGCTGTCGGGCGGCGAGCGCAACCGGCTGCTGCTGGCGCGCCTGTTCCTGGAGGGCGCCAACGTGCTGGTGCTGGACGAGCCCACCAACGACCTGGACATCGTCACCCTCAACATCCTGGAGCGGCTGCTCCTGGACTTCGGGGGCAGCACCCTGCTCGTCACGCACGACCGGTACTTCCTGGACAAGGTGGCCACCAGCATCCTCACCTTCGAAGGCGAAGGCCGCGTCACCCGCTACGAAGGCAACTACGCCATGTACCGGCGGCTGAAGGAGCAGGCGGACGCGAAGGCCGCGGCCCCCGCCGCCCCGAAGCCGGGCCCCAAGCAGGATGAGCCCGCGCCCGCGCCCGCCAAGGCCGCGCGCAAGCCCGGGAAGCTCTCCTACAAGGACCAGCGCGAGCTGGACGGCATGGAAGCCACCATCGAGGCCGCCGAGTCGCGCAAGGCCGGCCTGGAGGCCCAGCTCGCCGACCCCGCCGTGTACAGCAACGGCCCCAAGGTGGCGGAGGTGCAGAAGGAGCTGGACGCCGCCGTCGCCGAGGTGGACCGGCTGTACACGCGCTGGCAGGAGCTGCAGGACCTGGCCGCCGCCAGCGCGTAG
- a CDS encoding flagellar motor protein MotB, with the protein MALFVGPAEARAQGRSLPSFNLQRLELDPAALGSLMVGTGRTLPQGALRMSVQGHYEQLPFTFQRRWEPGSGRGLVEDRFTMDLTAAYGVLPWLQVAAEVPFIVTQGGTRFRDFNAPEGSGMGTPWLGLRAALKRQDFGFQMAADVSAALPVGSTALLARDDYAVHPRLQVGFLAETWQVGGEAGVLVRKKHELSSVSGFSQDVIGSELRLGATVTSRAGESTRGEVSLVAGLPLQGGRPGGELLLAIRKHALSWLDLYVLGGPGVGAGMDTPTFRFVAGASFSTFRVD; encoded by the coding sequence TTGGCCCTGTTCGTTGGCCCCGCTGAAGCGCGGGCCCAGGGCCGGTCGCTCCCCTCCTTCAACCTCCAGCGCCTGGAATTGGACCCGGCGGCGCTGGGCTCGCTGATGGTGGGCACGGGCCGCACGCTGCCCCAGGGCGCGCTGCGGATGTCCGTCCAGGGGCACTACGAGCAGCTCCCCTTCACCTTCCAACGTCGATGGGAGCCGGGCAGCGGCCGTGGCCTGGTGGAGGACCGCTTCACCATGGACCTGACGGCCGCCTACGGCGTGCTGCCGTGGCTCCAGGTCGCCGCGGAGGTGCCCTTCATCGTCACCCAGGGGGGCACGCGCTTCCGGGACTTCAACGCTCCGGAAGGCTCGGGAATGGGAACGCCGTGGCTGGGCCTGCGCGCGGCGCTGAAGCGTCAGGACTTTGGCTTCCAGATGGCGGCGGACGTGTCGGCCGCGCTCCCGGTGGGCAGCACGGCGCTGCTGGCCCGGGACGACTACGCGGTGCACCCCCGCCTGCAGGTCGGCTTCCTGGCGGAGACGTGGCAGGTGGGCGGCGAGGCCGGCGTGCTGGTGCGCAAGAAACACGAGCTCTCCAGCGTGTCCGGCTTCTCCCAGGACGTCATCGGCAGCGAGCTGCGGCTGGGCGCCACGGTGACGTCGCGGGCCGGGGAGAGCACGCGCGGCGAGGTGAGCTTGGTGGCGGGGCTGCCGCTGCAAGGTGGCCGTCCGGGCGGCGAGTTGCTGCTGGCCATCCGCAAGCACGCGCTGTCCTGGCTGGACCTCTACGTCCTGGGCGGGCCGGGCGTGGGCGCCGGCATGGACACGCCCACCTTCCGCTTCGTGGCGGGCGCCTCGTTCTCCACCTTCCGGGTGGACTGA
- a CDS encoding OPT family oligopeptide transporter: MSQSPSQTPSPSGLRIQPSDSPGDAGASAAQDPERYWLEHVYQGGVRQLTVRAVIAGMVIGAVMCLSNLYVILKTGWSLGVTITACILAFAVFGTLRSIRVLKTEFTDLENNAMGSVASAAGYMTGGGNMAAVPALLMLTGTLPSSGWLMVWFAVISALGVFAAIPIKRQLINVEALPFPTGTATAETIRALHGHGEVARRKSRLLGIAGGIGALVVALRDARFTWLANIPEKVSLPFTMLGKKASAWSLSFEFSLLLVGAGALVSFRTGWSMLLGAVLTYGFLAPAMVSQGAIGEVTYRAINSWMVWTGSAVLVSSGLLSFAFQWRSVARSFKSLSGLFKGKNAKEEDADPLAGIECPPAWFPLGFAILGPVAVFLMAYLFQIPWWAGVLAMPLAVVMGVIASRVTGETDTTPTKALGPVTQLIFGGLAPGNIPANVMSANATGGVGLHSADLLTDLKSGWLLGANPRQQFVAQLFGVVAGAAVVVPVFKILVPDASMLGTEEFPAPASMVWAGVSKLLATGVAALPGSARMGALCGAALGIFLVLLERWAPAKAKAYVPSPAGFGLAIVIPGSSSIAFFLGSAIAELLRRTKPKLAEDMVLPVSSGFIAGESLLGIGIAMAKAFGVMPK; the protein is encoded by the coding sequence ATGAGCCAGTCCCCCTCCCAGACGCCCAGTCCCAGCGGCCTCCGCATCCAACCGTCCGACTCACCGGGTGACGCGGGCGCCTCCGCGGCGCAGGATCCGGAACGTTACTGGCTGGAGCACGTCTATCAGGGTGGGGTGCGTCAGCTCACGGTGCGCGCCGTCATCGCCGGCATGGTGATTGGCGCGGTGATGTGCCTGTCCAACCTGTACGTCATCCTCAAGACGGGCTGGAGCCTGGGCGTCACCATCACCGCCTGCATCCTGGCCTTCGCGGTGTTCGGCACGCTGCGCTCGATTCGGGTGCTGAAGACGGAGTTCACCGACCTGGAGAACAACGCCATGGGCTCGGTGGCGTCGGCCGCCGGCTACATGACGGGCGGTGGCAACATGGCCGCGGTGCCCGCGCTGCTGATGCTGACGGGCACGCTGCCGTCCTCGGGCTGGCTGATGGTGTGGTTCGCCGTCATCTCCGCGCTGGGCGTCTTCGCGGCCATCCCCATCAAGCGCCAGCTCATCAACGTGGAGGCGCTGCCGTTCCCCACGGGCACGGCGACCGCGGAGACCATCCGCGCGCTGCACGGCCATGGCGAGGTGGCCCGCCGCAAGTCGCGGCTCCTGGGCATCGCGGGCGGCATCGGCGCGCTCGTGGTGGCGCTGCGGGACGCGCGCTTCACGTGGCTGGCCAACATCCCGGAGAAGGTGAGCCTGCCCTTCACGATGTTGGGCAAAAAGGCGTCGGCGTGGTCGCTGTCCTTCGAGTTCAGCCTGCTGCTGGTGGGCGCGGGCGCGCTGGTGAGCTTCCGCACGGGCTGGTCCATGCTGCTGGGCGCCGTGCTCACCTACGGCTTCCTCGCGCCGGCCATGGTGAGCCAGGGCGCCATCGGCGAGGTGACCTACCGCGCCATCAACAGCTGGATGGTGTGGACGGGCTCGGCGGTGCTGGTGTCCTCGGGCCTGCTCTCCTTCGCCTTCCAGTGGCGCAGCGTGGCGCGCTCCTTCAAGTCGCTGTCCGGCCTGTTCAAGGGGAAGAACGCGAAGGAGGAGGATGCCGACCCGCTGGCCGGCATCGAGTGCCCGCCCGCGTGGTTCCCCCTGGGCTTCGCGATTCTCGGCCCGGTGGCCGTGTTCCTCATGGCCTACCTGTTCCAGATTCCGTGGTGGGCGGGCGTGCTGGCCATGCCGCTGGCCGTCGTCATGGGCGTCATCGCCAGCCGGGTGACGGGTGAGACGGACACCACGCCCACCAAGGCGCTGGGCCCCGTCACGCAGCTCATCTTCGGCGGCCTGGCGCCGGGCAACATCCCCGCCAACGTCATGAGCGCCAACGCGACGGGCGGCGTGGGGCTCCACTCGGCGGACCTGCTGACGGACCTCAAGTCCGGGTGGCTGCTGGGCGCCAATCCGCGCCAGCAGTTCGTCGCGCAGCTCTTCGGCGTGGTGGCCGGCGCGGCCGTGGTGGTGCCCGTGTTCAAGATTCTGGTGCCAGACGCCAGCATGCTGGGCACGGAGGAGTTCCCCGCGCCCGCCTCCATGGTGTGGGCCGGCGTGTCGAAGCTGCTCGCCACGGGCGTGGCCGCGCTGCCGGGCTCGGCGCGCATGGGCGCGCTGTGCGGCGCGGCGCTGGGCATCTTCCTGGTGCTGCTGGAGCGCTGGGCCCCGGCGAAGGCCAAGGCCTACGTGCCGTCCCCCGCGGGCTTCGGGCTGGCCATCGTGATTCCGGGCTCCAGCTCCATCGCCTTCTTCCTGGGCTCGGCCATCGCCGAGCTGCTGCGCCGCACGAAGCCGAAGCTGGCGGAGGACATGGTGCTGCCGGTGTCCTCCGGCTTCATCGCCGGGGAGAGCCTGCTGGGCATCGGCATCGCGATGGCGAAGGCCTTCGGCGTGATGCCCAAGTAG
- a CDS encoding FKBP-type peptidyl-prolyl cis-trans isomerase, producing MRVAKDSVVSLEYRLHLGDGQVIDQSAPEQPLSYLHGHRQIVPGLEGALEGMSFGESKQVVVAPGQGYGEHDPAGVRTVPRSMLPPGFSPQAGQSLMAQTDQGDIPLRIQEVRDDGVVVDLNHPLAGKTLHFDVTVKGVRAATQEELSHGHVHGPGGHAHG from the coding sequence ATGAGGGTCGCCAAGGATTCCGTCGTCTCGCTCGAATACCGGCTGCACCTGGGAGACGGCCAGGTCATCGACCAGAGCGCGCCCGAGCAGCCGCTCTCCTACCTGCACGGGCACCGGCAGATCGTTCCGGGGCTCGAAGGGGCCCTGGAGGGCATGAGCTTCGGGGAGAGCAAGCAGGTGGTGGTGGCGCCCGGCCAGGGCTACGGCGAGCACGACCCAGCGGGCGTGCGCACCGTGCCTCGCAGCATGCTGCCGCCCGGCTTCTCGCCGCAGGCCGGCCAGTCGCTGATGGCGCAGACGGACCAGGGCGACATCCCGCTGCGCATCCAGGAAGTGCGCGATGACGGCGTCGTGGTGGACCTCAACCACCCGCTGGCCGGCAAGACGCTGCACTTCGACGTCACCGTGAAGGGCGTGCGTGCCGCCACGCAGGAAGAACTCTCCCACGGCCACGTCCACGGGCCGGGCGGGCATGCGCACGGCTGA
- a CDS encoding dicarboxylate/amino acid:cation symporter → MKAHQKMLVGIASGAVAGLVANVVAGGAPWLAFVVDNVASPVGQIFIRLLLMLVVPLLFSAIVVAVAELDLKQVGRLGARTLGYTVVLSSISVLIGLVLVNTLEPGAGLSDEARALAQGGMTIQAAAAPGASSFGAVLVSMVPTNPIKAAADGDFIGLIVFSLIFGMGVALTPSEPVQRLRESIQGLYDVMMKLIDGVLSLAPFGVAALLFAMTARLGFGIFVQLASYMGTVLLALGLHMFVVYSLSVRFLGGRSPIEFFRSSRLAIVTAFSTSSSSATLPTALKVAEEHLKLPRSVSRFVLTAGSAMNQNGTALFEGVTVLFLAQVYGVPLSLSDQALIMFICILAGIGTAGVPAGSIPVIAMILGMFKIPVEGLGLILGVDRFLDMCRTTLNVTGDLAAAVYVARGESADSPAEEGAVDPSAS, encoded by the coding sequence ATGAAAGCGCACCAGAAGATGCTCGTTGGCATTGCCTCCGGCGCGGTGGCGGGCCTCGTCGCCAACGTCGTCGCGGGCGGCGCGCCCTGGCTGGCCTTCGTCGTGGACAACGTGGCCTCGCCGGTGGGGCAGATCTTCATCCGCCTGCTGCTGATGCTCGTGGTGCCGCTGCTGTTCTCCGCCATCGTCGTGGCCGTGGCGGAGCTGGACCTCAAGCAGGTGGGGCGGCTGGGGGCTCGCACGCTGGGCTACACCGTCGTCCTGTCCTCCATCTCCGTCCTCATCGGGCTGGTGCTGGTCAACACGCTGGAGCCCGGCGCGGGCCTGAGCGACGAGGCCCGGGCGTTGGCCCAGGGCGGGATGACCATCCAGGCGGCCGCCGCGCCAGGGGCGTCCTCGTTCGGCGCGGTGCTCGTCTCCATGGTGCCCACCAACCCCATCAAGGCCGCGGCGGATGGAGACTTCATTGGCCTCATCGTCTTCTCGCTCATCTTCGGCATGGGCGTGGCGCTCACGCCGAGCGAGCCTGTCCAGCGCCTGCGCGAGTCCATCCAGGGCCTCTATGACGTGATGATGAAGCTCATCGACGGTGTGCTGAGCCTGGCGCCCTTCGGTGTGGCCGCGCTGCTGTTCGCCATGACGGCGCGGCTGGGCTTCGGCATCTTCGTGCAGCTCGCCTCCTACATGGGCACGGTGTTGCTGGCGCTGGGCCTGCACATGTTCGTCGTCTACTCGCTGTCGGTGCGCTTCCTGGGCGGGCGCAGCCCCATCGAGTTCTTCCGCAGCAGCCGGCTGGCCATCGTCACCGCCTTCTCCACGTCGTCGTCCAGCGCTACGCTGCCCACCGCGCTCAAGGTGGCGGAGGAGCACCTCAAGCTGCCGCGCAGCGTGTCGCGCTTCGTGCTCACCGCCGGCTCGGCCATGAACCAGAACGGCACCGCGCTCTTCGAAGGCGTCACGGTGCTCTTCCTCGCCCAGGTCTACGGCGTGCCGCTCAGCCTGTCCGACCAGGCGCTCATCATGTTCATCTGCATCCTGGCGGGCATCGGCACCGCGGGCGTGCCGGCGGGCTCCATTCCCGTCATCGCGATGATTCTGGGCATGTTCAAGATTCCGGTGGAGGGCCTGGGGCTCATCCTGGGCGTGGATCGCTTCCTGGACATGTGCCGCACCACGCTCAACGTCACCGGCGACCTGGCCGCCGCCGTCTACGTGGCGCGCGGAGAGTCGGCCGACAGCCCGGCCGAAGAGGGGGCCGTGGACCCCTCTGCTTCCTGA